In Antarcticibacterium arcticum, the genomic stretch GTAAACCCGAAAGCGGTGGAAACCCGTCACTCCCAGGGATGGGTAGATGAGGTAGTAACCAATTTGACAGATCTTGTTGAAAAAGTACGCACAGCTAAAAAAGAAAAGAAGGTTGTCTCTTTTGCTTACCTGGGGAATGTGGTAGATGTATGGGAGGAATTTGATAAACAGGATATTCATATTGACCTTGGTAGTGACCAGACATCGCTTCACAATCCCTGGGCGGGAGGATATTATCCGGCGGGTCTTTCATTTGAAGAATCCAACGAGCTTATGGCGGGTGACCCTCAAAAATTCAGGGAAAAAGTGCAGGAAAGCCTTCGCAAACAAACCGAAGCAATAAACCGTCACACCAAAAAAGGAACCTATTTCTTCGATTATGGTAATGCATTTTTACTGGAAGCTTCCAGGGCAGGAGCAGCGATCTTTAAGGATAATAAAGGAAATTTTGTGACTGCTGAAAAGGCTGAAAATAAAGAAATTTTTGCCTACCCCAGTTATGTGCAGGATATTATGGGGCCGCTTTGTTTTGATTATGGGTTTGGGCCTTTCCGCTGGGTATGTGCCTCCGGCAAACAGGAAGATCTTGACAGAACCGATGTTATTGCAACAGAAGTCCTGCAACGGCTAAAGGAAAATTCTCCGGCAGAAATCCAGCAACAAATGCAGGATAACATTCAATGGATAGAGGGAGCTCGTGAGAATAACCTGGTAGTGGGTAGTAAGGCACGCATTCTTTATGCAGATGCGTTGGGAAGAATGGAAATAGCCAAGGCCTTTAATGATGCCATTGCCAAAGGGGAAATAGGGACAGTGGTCCTGGGAAGGGACCATCACGATGTTTCGGGAACAGATTCCCCTTACCGGGAAACTTCCAATATCTATGATGGCTCAAGGTTCACGGCCGATATGGCAATACAAAATGTTATTGGTGACAGCTTTAGAGGTGCAACCTGGGTGAGTATTCATAACGGAGGCGGGGTAGGCTGGGGAGAAGTTGTCAATGGCGGATTTGGAATGGTCCTGGAGGGCGACAGTGAGTCCGAGAGACGTCTCAGGTCTATGTTGCACTGGGATGTGAATAATGGGATCGCACGCCGGTCCTGGGCCCGTAATGAAGGGGCAATATTCGCAATAAAAAGAGCTATGGAAACCGAACCTCATCTGAAAATTACCCTTCCTAATACGGTTGATGAAGATCTTTTTGAAGGGTATTAAACGGGTTATTTTAAGCGGATTGTTTGTTTCTAATGCATTCTTTGGAATGGGGTAGAGGAAATTTTCGAAAAATCCTTTTTTGAGTTAAAGAGTTAAAAAGTTAAAGAGTAAAAAGGGTTCAAAATTCAAGGATCAAAGTTTAAAGTTCCACCCTTCGACAGGCTCAGGGTGACAGTGTGTTTTAGGCCGGCTGTTCCCTTCGGTCAGGCCACTGTTCCGTTCGTGCGAGTTCACCCTTCGACAAGCTCAGGATGACAGTGTGTTTTAGTCCGCCTGTTCCGTTCGTGCGAGTCCCTTCGACAGGCTCAGGGTGACTGGAGGTTCAAACTCTCCTTTTCCATTCGTGCGGGTCTCTTCGACAGGCACAGGGTGACAGTTGGGTGGAACTTTCCTTAATATTCCTGTACTGTTCCTTTGTTAAATTGACCTCCGGTTTGCTCATTGATTTTAATTTCTAAAGCTAAGATAGAGGGAGGGGGCGACAAAGGGTGGCGCTTTATTGATGAGTAAAAAAGTAAATGAGTTAAAGATGGAAAAAGTTAACCCTGTCTGGGGCAAAGAGTCGTAAGTCATATTTTGGTCTTGCTCCCGCCCTTTCAGTTCGGGCAGGCCCGCCCCTTGGTTCGGACAGGCCCGTCCCTTCGGTTCGGGCAGGCCCGCCCCTTCGGTTGGGCACGTTCGATCTAACGGATCCGGCAAGATCAACCTCCTAACCCTTAACTCCTAACTCATAACTCATAACTCTTAACCCCTAACCCCTAACCCTTACTTCCTTACTTTCCCTTCTGAATATGCCTTTGTCTGAAAGTTCAGAGTTATGACATAATAACAATCGCTTAAAGAAAGTACCACATAAGGAGGGACATTCCCAATCCCACAACAGCAATTATGCTGGTCATGATACTCCAGGACCTGAAAGTTTGTTTTTCGGTAAGGCCCAGGTATTGTCCTACAAGCCAGAATCCACTGTCATTAACGTGGGACAGGATGGTGGCACCGGAAGCTATTGCTATTACAATTACGGAGATTTGCTGAACATTGTAAAGCCCTTCCGTAAGCAGCGGGGCAGTGATTCCCGCCGCGGTGATCATCGCTACCGTGGCCGATCCCTGCAGCACCCTCACCAAAGCTGCTACGAGAAATCCAAACACCAGCGGATTAAAAATTGTATCATTCAATCCCGTAGCGATCATTTCCCCTGCCCCCGTATTTATCAGGATCTCCTTAAAAGCGCCACCTGCCCCGGTAAGAAGTATAATTATTCCGGCAGCCTGGAATGACTTTGTTGCTACCTTGAGTAAATAATCTTTTTGCATTCCCCTTCTCACTCCTAAAAAATACCATGCGATGAGATTGGCTATAATAAGGGCTGTAAAGGGATGGCCCAAGAGCTCTACCAAATACTGGACTGCAACAGGGATCGCCACCCCTTCAAACAGCGGACTCCCAAGCAGCGTATTGGTTACTATTAAAAGTATGGGAATTAAGATTATAGAGATGATAAGAGAAGGGGAGGGCGCCGTGGCCTCATTATAATCCTTCTTCTCTTCAAATACCCGTGGTTCTATATGTAATTTTCCTGAAAGGAAGCGGGCGTAAACAGGTCCTGCGAGGATCGCTGCTGGTAAGCCGGCGATGAATCCAAATAAGATCACCCAGCCCAGATCTGCTCCCAGGATATCTGCAACAGCAATGGGCCCGGGGGTAGGGGGTATAAAGGCGTGGGTAATGGCAAGCCCGGCTAATAAGGGGATTGCATACAGCAACAGGGACTTGCCCGTGCGTTTACTGAGAGCGTAGGTAATTGGAACCAGAATGATGAAAGCCACATCAAAAAAAACAGGTATCGCTACAGCAAAACCCGTGACCATCATTGCCCAGGGGGCATTTTTTTCTCCGGTTTTAGTTAGCATATAGGAAGCAAGCCGTTGTGCCCCGCCGGACTGTTCGAGGATCCCGCCAAAGAGGGCACCCAATCCTACTACTGTCGCTACAAACCCCAGGGTGCTGCCCATTCCCACCCGCATGGTTTCCAGGATCTCTTTTGCCGGCATTCCCGCGATTATTCCCACTGCAATACAAACAATAAGCAGCGCAAGGAAAGCCTGTATTTTTAAACGTAAAATGAGAAATAATAATAGCGTGATCCCGGCAAGTACTGCCGTAAGTAATTGTGAATCCATTAATTATCAGGTTTCCAGTCAGTGTGAAAAAATTCGCCTCGGGGCTTATCATTGCGTTCATAAGTGTGGGCCCCAAAATAATCCCGTTGCGCCTGTATCATATTGGCAGCCGCCTGCCCGGAGGTATAACTCAGGAAATAATTCTGGGCCGCCATAAGAACCGGCATTGGGTACCCGCTCCCAAGGGCTTCGCCGGCCACCTGCCTGTGGGATTTTTGATAATCCTTAAGTTGTTCCACTATTTGGGGATGTACCAGGAGATTTGTTTCAGGGGTATCTTTAAAGATTTTAATGAGGTTTTCCATAAAGGCAGACCTTATGATACAACCATTAGTCCAGATCCTTGCAATTTCAGAAAGATTGAGTTCCCAGTTATATTCTTTGGAAGCTGCTGTCAATAAGCTGAAACCTATGGCGTGATTAATAATACTGGCGCTTTTATATGCTGAAAACAGATCGTTGAAATTCTGATTTTGAATGGTTTCTGCGGAAGGCTTCTCATACAATTTTTCGGCCGTTTTACGTTCTTCTTTTATGGCGGAAATATTGCGTGCCATTACGGCTGCAGTGATCGTATCTAAAGGAACTCCAAGCTCCAGGGCTGAATTTGTTGACCACCCCCCGGTTCCTTTTTGTTTCGCTGCATCCAGGATCTTATCAATAAGAAATTCCTCCCCTTCCTTTTTTAGAAGGATGTCTGCTGAAATTTCCAGGAGGTAACTTTGTATCTCCTTATTCCAGTCCAAAAATATAGCGGAAATCTTTTCAGGAGTAAACTTGTAACCAAACCTGAAGTAATGATAAAATTCAGCTATAAGCTGCATTTCACCATATTCTATCCCGTTGTGGGCCATCTTTACAAAATGTCCCGAACCCTGCGGCCCTATAAAAGCACAACAGGGATTGCCTTTACTGTCCCGGGCAGCGATCTTTTCCAAATATTTCCCGGCCCTGTCATAAGCCATCCTGGTTCCTCCCGGCATTATGGAGGGGCCTTTTTTAGCTCCTTCTTCGCCGCCGGAAATCCCTGCCCCCAGGAAGAGGATCCCCTTTTTTGCAAGTTCTTTTTCCCGGCGGGCAGTATCTTTATAATGGGAATTACCACCGTCTATTATGAGGTCCCCCTCTTCAAGAAAATGTATTAAACCTTTAATTACAATATCAACTGTTTTACCGGCATTCACCATTAAAAGTATATTCCGGGGCTGGCTTAAATTATCTACAAAAGCTGCCAGGTCATCAAACCAGGGAAAGTTAAATATACCGGTGTGTTCACCTGCAAAATCTTTAGCAATGTCTACTTCCACCTTTTCCACGTGCCGGTTATATACCGCAACATGAATCCCTTTGGTTGCCATATTGAGAGCAAGACTTTTTCCCATGACTCCAAGGCCAAAAAGCCCCACCTCAGATTTGATAGTTTGAATTTTCTGCATGATTTCTGCGAGTATATTTTCTTCAGGTTTATTCACATTAATATGAATTCCATAACCGGGTGGTTCCAGGGTTTCATACTGCGATTTCAATAAAGTAGATTTGAAATAATGTCCGCTGCGGCCGGACATCCTCTGGAGGATAACCTCATAATCTGAATGTAAAAAGATCCATTGCAGTTCATTTTCCGGGATACTTTGTAATTTCCTGCGATATGTTTCCTTAAGAGCAGAACAGGCAAGGACAGCTCCACCTTCTTCATTCCATATCTTTATATTTTTGGCCAGGATGTCCAGCCAGGGCTGTCGGTCCTCATCCTGTAAAGGCAATCCCGAAGCCATCTTTTCTACATTCCCCGCGGGATGAAAATCATCGGCATCGTAAAATGGCAGTTCCAGTCTGGCGGAAAGCAATAGCCCAATTGTTGTTTTTCCCACTCCTGAAACTCCACTTAAAATAAAAACCATACCCGCTATATTGAATTGGTTTTCAATATAGAATTTTTCTTTGAAATTGTAATATTTAGTGGAAAGTGGAAAGTGGAGAGTGCATAGTTTAGACCCAGGAAAGTTTTTATAGAAAAATCTGCATTCGCCGTTTATGGTTTGTGGTTTCTTCGGGTATTCTGTAACTCCGGCACACCATCACACCTTCACACCATCAAATCATCAAACCCTCATACCATCATTACCCCAGGATCTGCTTTTGTTTCATATAAAAAGCGTCTGCCTGCAGTTGCATAAGCTCGCGTGCCCTTTTTCGTTTGTAGTCGTACAGTTCCTGTTCTTCGGCAATATCTGCATACACCTTGTTGTTCACACCGGCATCTGTTTTAAGGATAAGCTCACGTTGCTGCATTTGTTGTGATACCCAGGTTTGCAATGCGTTTTCCTCTTCTTCCAGCTTCAGGTCGTAGGCTCCTTTAGGTGATAACAACTTGGCGATAATAGGGGAAGTCTCGATGGCCAGAAACAGAAACATAATAAACAGAGAGGGCAGGAGCGGCAGTTTGCCTAAAGCGTTTATGCGCGCCATAAGTCCGTCAAAACCATCAATAACAGGCTGCGACTCACTTACCTTGCCCTGATATTCCTGGTTGATGGAAGCAATAGTGGCCTGGGCAGTTTCAATTTTACCGGCATTTGTTTCCTTTAATTCCTTTAGGGCAAGCAACTCTGCGTCGTGCTTTTGCCTTTTCTCGGCATATACCGGGCCTTTCCCTAATCTTTGCGTTCCGGCGGTACCTTCGGCTTCTGCGATATAGGTGTTGTAGAGGGCATTGACTTCAGCCTCCTTGGCAGTCACTTCCTCTTTCAAAGAGGCTATTTCTGTATTAAGGGCGGTGATCTTTGGCGAAAAGCGGGTGGCAATCTGTTCCTGGTTTGCCAGGGTCATATCATTTTTCTGTTCCAGTAAAACCTGGTTGATCTCTTTCTCAAAAATTTTAAGCTCCAGGGGTTTGGCGATCACTATAGCGATGATCACAGCCAGAATTATTCGGGGTGTGGCCTGAAGTAATTCACTTCTGAAATTGTTTTTCTTTTTGATCGTGGAGACGATAAAACGGTCCAGGTTAAAAATAAGGAGGCCCCAGATAAAACCGAATATAACGGCGGTAAAATAATTGTCAAATACGGTGTAAAGCGCATAAGAAGAAGCGATAAATGCCAGGACAGCCGTAAAGAAAACAGTGGCGCCTATACCTGCATATTTTGTTTGTTCGCCGGGGGAACAGGAGTCGAGGATCCTGGTATCTGCCCCGGAGCAGAAAATGAAAAATTGTTTTAGCATGGGATGATGTTTGATTGATGAAATATTATAACGCTAATTTCCGTAATTTCTTACATACGAACCTAGAAATGACTAAGTTAAAAAGTAAAAAAGTAAAAAAGTTAAAGAGTAAAAGAGTAAAAGAGTCAAAAGTTCATAATAAGTTAATGAAGTAAAGAGGAAAAAATAGTTCAAAGTTTAAGATTCAAGGTTTTCATTACCTGGCATTCCTGAAACATAACCCCTAAAACCTAACCCCTAACTCCAGGAGAGAAAAGAGTTAAAGAGTAAATGAGTTAAAAATTAAATCCAAACCTGTCAATTTAATTTAGGCATCTTCATACACATAACTCATAACTCTCAACTCCTAACTGAAAGCTGGTATTATGAAGATGATTTGAAGATTTGATGATTTGAGGATGTGATAAAAATTCCACTATCCTCTGTCCTCTGTCCTCTGTCCTCCATTAACCGAACAACTAATCCCTATTCACTAAAAAAGGTGATTTTCTCACTTTAAAAAACACAAATCCAAAAAAGAGTCCGAAAAGCAGGTCGTTTATTCCATAGATGCTAAAGAATAAGCCGGCGAAAAGATCCTGTTCGTATAAGCTGCCTAGGGAATTGGAGTAAAGCCAGTTTAACCATACCAGTACATACACCAGTTTTTCAACCACAAATACCGCAAGGAGCCAGGGTACCAAAGCATAATTTTGCCTGACAGTAATATAGGCAAGGCCCCAAAGGATGAAGGCGACCAGGCCAAAGTGGCCCATAACCATAGGTTGGGCCTCCATCATTACATCATTGGTGAAAAATTTTGAGAAAATTAGTACTCCCAGGATATTGCTGAGCCCCGCAAAGAGGAAAATTTTTGAAATGCTGGTTGGTTTCATAGGTTATTAAGTTAAAGTGGGAAAGAGTTAAAGAGGGAAAGGATCAAAGTTCAAAATTCAAAGTTGGTAGAAAAAGGAAAAGTGTGAAAAAGTTAAAGAGTAAAAGATTCAAGGTTCAAAGTTCAAAGTAATAGGTTATTTTTTTTACGACTTCCTAACGACTAACTCCTAACGCCTAACTTCTAACTCAAGGAGAGGAAAAGAGTTAAAGAGTAAATGAGTTAAAAATTAAATCCAAACCTGTCAATCTAATTTAAGCATCTTCATACACATAACTCATAACTCTCAACTCCTAACTGAAAGCTGGTATGATGAAGATGATTTGAAGATTTGAGGATGTGATAAAAATTCCACTCTCCACTCTCCACTGTCCTCTGGCCTCCGACCATCCACTCCTCAATCCCGAATTAACGAATTAACCAATTAACGAATCACTAATTCCCTGATAAAATTTTTAGCATCACAAAATTCGGATTGGAATGTTGTTCGCTAATTTTAAAATTATATTTCCCAATAGATTTAAAATTGCTTTTTTGGTAAAATCGGAGCCCCCTGATATTTTCGGTCCAAACGTACAACCATAGCCCATTTTGCTTATGACTTCGGGCAATTTCAACGTTGAGCTCCAGGAGTTTTTCCCCTAATCCCAATCCATAAAATTCTTTAAGCAAATAAAGCCTCTCGAATTTGGCTAAGGGTGTAACGGAAGTATGGCTATTAGCTTCGTTTAAAATGAGCTTGGAATATCCCGCAATTTGGTCATTCACCAAAACCTTGTGGAAAAAAATCCGTGGATCCTGTAAATCTGCCTCCAGTTTTTTTAAGCTGAAATTTAGATCGGCATAAGCCTGTATATCCTTTTCAGCAGCACTGTGGCCGTGCGATTCTATAAAGGTTTTCCGGCTAAGTTGCGCCAGGGTCTCTACTTCAGCCAGACAAAACGGAAGAATTTGTAAATGCATTTTTTTTGCAAATAAAAAGCAAAAAGAGTTATGAATAGTTCAAAGTTTAAAATTCAAGGTTGAAAAAAGTTATAGCGTTAATGTTGAAACTGGTTCAACCTGCGGGACAAAAAGTTTAAGGTTCAATATTCAATGTTCAAAAATTCCAGGTTCCAGATTTCAAATTTAAAAATCCAGACCCCGTTCCGTTCGGAAGTGATTCATGGTTTAATGGTTGAAAAAACGCTTCAGGTTTTTTCCGGCTCCCTTTTAAAACGGAAAAATCGGGTTCAAAATTCCACCCTTCGACAGGCTCAGGGGACAAAAAGTTTAAGGTTCAATATTCAATGTTCAAAAATTCAAGATTCCAGATTTCAAATTTAAAAATCCAGACCCCCGTTCCGTTCGGAAGTGATTCAAGGTTTAATGGTTGAAAAAGCGGGTTCAAAGTTCCACCCTTCGACAGGCTGAGGGGACAAAAAGTTTAAGGTTCAATGTTCCAGGTTTCAGGCTTCAAATCCTCAGCAGATTATTTCTTCTTATAAAGTTTTTTCATTCCCCAGCCTGGAAAGGATCAAATGGGTGGTGGGCTCCCCAAAAGTGACGAGTTTATCTATGAATTGCTGCAGGTGAAGCTGGTCCCGGAGGGCCACGCGGATATGAAAATTATGCTGCCCCGTGATCCTGTAGGCTTCCTTTACCTCGGGATAGGATTCAATTTCTGTTAAGGCAGTTTGGAATTTTCCGCTAAAGATCTTCAGCATAACAAAGACTTCCAGGTTGTTTCCCATTAGCGCCTGGTCGAGACGCAGTGAATATCCTTGAATTACCCCGGTATCTTCCAGCTTCTTTATACGTTCTCTTACCGAAGATGGTGAAAGAAAGATCTTTTTACCAATTTCGGCATAAGCTAAACGAGAATTGATCTTTAAAATGTCAATTATTTTCCTGTCTATAGTATCTACCATTTTTACATCCCTTAAAAGGCTAAAAATACTCTTTTTCTATGGATAATCTCTGTTTTAGCCTTTGATTCAGCTTCAGCTAAGTGCCGGGATACCATAAATTCGCTTGATTATTTATAAAATTAAACAGCCTTGAATATAGATATTTTGGTAATTCTTGGGATAGCGATTTTTTGCGGATTTTTCGTCCAGACCCTCATAGGTTTCGCCGGCTCATTAATTTCTTTACCCATCCTGCTGTTAGCTGTAAAATTGCCTGATGCGATTGCATTCATTTCCATCTTCTATTTGTTTTCCAGCGCTTTCATGGTTCATAAGGAATG encodes the following:
- a CDS encoding urocanate hydratase, whose protein sequence is MNFKLKILEGIPAELPSPKEFDPNENHAPKRKEILNNEEKKLALRNALRYFEPKHHAALLPEFSKELDTYGRIYMYRFKPDYDIYARAIEDYPGKCEQAKAIMLMIHNNLDPKVAQHPVELITYGGNGAVFQNWAQYRLVMKYLAEMTNHQTLVIYSGHPKGLFPSHADAPRVVVTNGMMISNYSKPDDWEKFNALGVTQYGQMTAGSYMYIGPQGIVHGTTITVLNALRKIAEKFALPFGEKLGEGSLFVTSGLGGMSGAQPKAGNIAGCITVCAEVNPKAVETRHSQGWVDEVVTNLTDLVEKVRTAKKEKKVVSFAYLGNVVDVWEEFDKQDIHIDLGSDQTSLHNPWAGGYYPAGLSFEESNELMAGDPQKFREKVQESLRKQTEAINRHTKKGTYFFDYGNAFLLEASRAGAAIFKDNKGNFVTAEKAENKEIFAYPSYVQDIMGPLCFDYGFGPFRWVCASGKQEDLDRTDVIATEVLQRLKENSPAEIQQQMQDNIQWIEGARENNLVVGSKARILYADALGRMEIAKAFNDAIAKGEIGTVVLGRDHHDVSGTDSPYRETSNIYDGSRFTADMAIQNVIGDSFRGATWVSIHNGGGVGWGEVVNGGFGMVLEGDSESERRLRSMLHWDVNNGIARRSWARNEGAIFAIKRAMETEPHLKITLPNTVDEDLFEGY
- a CDS encoding GntP family permease produces the protein MDSQLLTAVLAGITLLLFLILRLKIQAFLALLIVCIAVGIIAGMPAKEILETMRVGMGSTLGFVATVVGLGALFGGILEQSGGAQRLASYMLTKTGEKNAPWAMMVTGFAVAIPVFFDVAFIILVPITYALSKRTGKSLLLYAIPLLAGLAITHAFIPPTPGPIAVADILGADLGWVILFGFIAGLPAAILAGPVYARFLSGKLHIEPRVFEEKKDYNEATAPSPSLIISIILIPILLIVTNTLLGSPLFEGVAIPVAVQYLVELLGHPFTALIIANLIAWYFLGVRRGMQKDYLLKVATKSFQAAGIIILLTGAGGAFKEILINTGAGEMIATGLNDTIFNPLVFGFLVAALVRVLQGSATVAMITAAGITAPLLTEGLYNVQQISVIVIAIASGATILSHVNDSGFWLVGQYLGLTEKQTFRSWSIMTSIIAVVGLGMSLLMWYFL
- the gnd gene encoding decarboxylating NADP(+)-dependent phosphogluconate dehydrogenase → MVFILSGVSGVGKTTIGLLLSARLELPFYDADDFHPAGNVEKMASGLPLQDEDRQPWLDILAKNIKIWNEEGGAVLACSALKETYRRKLQSIPENELQWIFLHSDYEVILQRMSGRSGHYFKSTLLKSQYETLEPPGYGIHINVNKPEENILAEIMQKIQTIKSEVGLFGLGVMGKSLALNMATKGIHVAVYNRHVEKVEVDIAKDFAGEHTGIFNFPWFDDLAAFVDNLSQPRNILLMVNAGKTVDIVIKGLIHFLEEGDLIIDGGNSHYKDTARREKELAKKGILFLGAGISGGEEGAKKGPSIMPGGTRMAYDRAGKYLEKIAARDSKGNPCCAFIGPQGSGHFVKMAHNGIEYGEMQLIAEFYHYFRFGYKFTPEKISAIFLDWNKEIQSYLLEISADILLKKEGEEFLIDKILDAAKQKGTGGWSTNSALELGVPLDTITAAVMARNISAIKEERKTAEKLYEKPSAETIQNQNFNDLFSAYKSASIINHAIGFSLLTAASKEYNWELNLSEIARIWTNGCIIRSAFMENLIKIFKDTPETNLLVHPQIVEQLKDYQKSHRQVAGEALGSGYPMPVLMAAQNYFLSYTSGQAAANMIQAQRDYFGAHTYERNDKPRGEFFHTDWKPDN
- a CDS encoding DUF4407 domain-containing protein, with amino-acid sequence MLKQFFIFCSGADTRILDSCSPGEQTKYAGIGATVFFTAVLAFIASSYALYTVFDNYFTAVIFGFIWGLLIFNLDRFIVSTIKKKNNFRSELLQATPRIILAVIIAIVIAKPLELKIFEKEINQVLLEQKNDMTLANQEQIATRFSPKITALNTEIASLKEEVTAKEAEVNALYNTYIAEAEGTAGTQRLGKGPVYAEKRQKHDAELLALKELKETNAGKIETAQATIASINQEYQGKVSESQPVIDGFDGLMARINALGKLPLLPSLFIMFLFLAIETSPIIAKLLSPKGAYDLKLEEEENALQTWVSQQMQQRELILKTDAGVNNKVYADIAEEQELYDYKRKRARELMQLQADAFYMKQKQILG
- a CDS encoding GNAT family N-acetyltransferase, coding for MHLQILPFCLAEVETLAQLSRKTFIESHGHSAAEKDIQAYADLNFSLKKLEADLQDPRIFFHKVLVNDQIAGYSKLILNEANSHTSVTPLAKFERLYLLKEFYGLGLGEKLLELNVEIARSHKQNGLWLYVWTENIRGLRFYQKSNFKSIGKYNFKISEQHSNPNFVMLKILSGN
- a CDS encoding Lrp/AsnC family transcriptional regulator, whose amino-acid sequence is MVDTIDRKIIDILKINSRLAYAEIGKKIFLSPSSVRERIKKLEDTGVIQGYSLRLDQALMGNNLEVFVMLKIFSGKFQTALTEIESYPEVKEAYRITGQHNFHIRVALRDQLHLQQFIDKLVTFGEPTTHLILSRLGNEKTL